ATATTTGGTGGGAAGAAACTCCCTGAAATCGGAGCAGGCCTCGGGAAAGGACTTAAGGCCTTTAAACAGGGGCTAAAAGAAACAGAAGTAGAGGATAAAGATGCAGCCAAGCCCGAAATAGAAAAAGACTCAACCAGTACTGAAAAAGGAAAGGCATAACAATAATAAGGTGCAGGCCATATGCCTTGCTGCAGGACTTGGGACAAGACTCAGACCA
The genomic region above belongs to Dissulfuribacter thermophilus and contains:
- the tatA gene encoding twin-arginine translocase TatA/TatE family subunit: MFGFGTQELLIILLIALFIFGGKKLPEIGAGLGKGLKAFKQGLKETEVEDKDAAKPEIEKDSTSTEKGKA